The proteins below are encoded in one region of Gambusia affinis linkage group LG07, SWU_Gaff_1.0, whole genome shotgun sequence:
- the mtmr14 gene encoding LOW QUALITY PROTEIN: myotubularin-related protein 14 (The sequence of the model RefSeq protein was modified relative to this genomic sequence to represent the inferred CDS: deleted 1 base in 1 codon): protein MVVGIEPPPTSRRLRPDSGSCLPGVELLTAAVNSGRPPGSGPLKRAVRKKLAGKGWPGREATTAVEAIEKRCLELFDRDYKYSIISNSSGEVCGHYPRQIVFLEYESTEVDRDRDRYVPSQRAASVSEAEGGSDNCSFSFFSGCEFFKDYKDNDYTAEGLVFNWNQVPVCFFVCLGNLNIDWTRYQSWDLVEQTQNYLKLLLHIINSDDDSGLLVHCISGWDRTPLFVSLLRLSLWADGAVHANLQPAEILYLTIAYDWFLFGHMLPDRLSKGEEIFFFCFNFLKHIVSEKFSAVRKQRRKNSHFKDSDFTVEDLCQLRSRDRGSITSLSSDFSLITEELAGASCPNAEPMDLFSGQPQASSGRKVHASSPPMVSWCKQNPLDEILSHPANEAKSSSSSSSNQSDHGVTRSGSSPLAVPTRGLAAEFSRSGSSLSTEYGSWQIVSGCGSIHDHGHFSQPMASVSSNSSAVTSAYDSPLPFSFQDEGPSGRMCSLPSERQARLEAVREIFLAAYSSTVGLRSSTPSPSGAISGLLEQFARGVGLRGSNAIV from the exons ATGGTGGTTGGCATTGAGCCGCCTCCTACCA GTCGCCGCCTGCGGCCCGACAGCGGCTCGTGTCTTCCTGGGGTGGAGCTGCTCACCGCTGCCGTGAATTCAGGACGACCGCCCGGCTCTGGCCCCCTCAAGCGGGCAGTCAGGAAGAAGCTCGCCGGGAAGGGATGGCCTGGTCGGGAGGCGACCACCGCG GTGGAGGCGATAGAGAAGCGATGTCTGGAACTGTTTGATAGAGACTACAAGTACAGCATCATCTCTAACTCCAGTGGAGAGGTCTGCGGCCACTACCCCCGTCAGATCGTGTTCCTGGAGTACGAGTCTACAGAGgtggacagagacagagacaggtACGTCCCCAGTCAGAGAGCAGCCAGTGTCTCTGAGGCAGAGGGAGGAAGTGACAACTGT TCTTTCTCGTTCTTTTCAGGCTGCGAGTTTTTCAAGGACTACAAAGACAATGACTACACGGCGGAGGGCCTGGTGTTCAACTGGAATCAGGTACCGGTT TGCTTCTTTGTGTGCTTAGGGAACCTGAACATCGACTGGACTCGGTACCAG TCGTGGGACCTGGTGGAGCAGACCCAGAATTACCTGAAGCTGCTCCTCCACATCATCAACAGCGATG atgaCAGCGGGCTGCTGGTGCACTGCATATCAGGCTGGGACCGAACACCGCTGTTTGTTTCCCTCCTCAGACTCTCCCTGTGGGCA GACGGAGCCGTGCACGCCAACCTCCAGCCTGCTGAGATCCTCTACCTGACCATTGCTTATGACTGGTTTCTCTTTGG tcaCATGCTGCCAGATCGACTCTCCAAAGGGGAAGAG attttctttttttgcttcaattTTTTGAAGCACATCGTCTCAGAGAAGTTCTCTGCTGTCAGGAAACAGAG GAGGAAAAACTCCCACTTCAAAGACAGTGACTTCACTGTGGAGGACCTCTGCCAGCTGA GGTCCAGGGACCGCGGCAGCATCACCAGTCTGAGCAGCGACTTCTCCCTCATCACCGAAGAGCTGGCTGGAGCCTCCTGTCCCAACGCTGAACCCATGGACCTGTTCTCCGGCCAGCCCCAGGCCTCCAGCGg GAGGAAAGTACATGCCTCCTCTCCTCCGATGGTGTCCTGGTGTAAACAGAACCCTCTGGATGAGATTCTCTCTCATCCAGCCAACGAGGCCAAGTCTTCCAGCTCGTCCTCCTCCAACCAATCAGACCATGGCGTCACTCGCTCCGGCAGCAGCCCGCTGGCTGTCCCCACAAGAGG GTTAGCAGCAGAGTTCTCCAGATCAGGCTCCTCCCTGTCCACAGAGTACGGAAGCTGGCAGATAGTTTCCGGTTGTGGCAGCATCCACGACCACGGCCACTTTTCTCAGCCGATGGCCTCGGTTTCCTCCAACTCGTCTGCCGTCACCTCTGCCTACGATTCCCCACTGCCCTTCAGCTTCCAGGACGAAGGGCCCAGTGGGCGGAT GTGCTCGCTGCCGTCGGAGCGCCAGGCCCGCCTGGAGGCGGTTCGGGAGATCTTCCTGGCCGCCTACAGCTCCACCGTGGGCCTCAGGTCCTCGACCCCCAGCCCCTCCGGCGCCATCTCCGGCCTGCTGGAGCAGTTTGCCCGCGGGGTCGGCCTCCGTGGCAGCAACGCCATCGTTTGA